Proteins from a genomic interval of Quercus lobata isolate SW786 chromosome 11, ValleyOak3.0 Primary Assembly, whole genome shotgun sequence:
- the LOC115968788 gene encoding pathogenesis-related protein 1-like — MGLCKISLAFVFLIGITLVHLTLAQDSKEDYLNAHNAARADVGVPSLTWDDTVAAYAQNYANQRIGDCNLVHSGGKYGENIAWGSADLSGTDAVKMWVDEKANYDYNSNSCVGGECLHYTQVVWRNSVRLGCAKVRCNNGGTFIGCNYDPPGNYNNERPY; from the coding sequence ATGGGGTTGTGTAAGATTTCACTAGCTTTTGTTTTTCTCATCGGCATAACCCTAGTCCATCTCACCCTTGCCCAAGACTCCAAAGAAGACTACCTTAATGCCCACAATGCAGCCCGTGCAGACGTGGGAGTTCCATCTCTGACTTGGGATGACACTGTAGCGGCATATGCACAGAACTATGCTAATCAGCGTATTGGAGATTGCAATCTTGTGCACTCCGGTGGAAAATATGGTGAAAACATTGCATGGGGCAGCGCTGACCTCTCAGGCACAGATGCAGTGAAGATGTGGGTCGACGAGAAAGCCAACTATGACTACAACTCTAACTCTTGTGTTGGTGGGGAGTGCCTGCACTATACTCAGGTGGTTTGGCGCAACTCGGTTCGTCTTGGATGTGCTAAAGTGAGGTGCAACAATGGTGGGACATTCATTGGTTGCAACTATGATCCTCCTGGCAACTACAATAACGAGCGGCCTTACTAA